A single Metarhizium brunneum chromosome 5, complete sequence DNA region contains:
- the ADH6_2 gene encoding NADP-dependent alcohol dehydrogenase 6 codes for MATDTAFEGWVGEDASSAKGKMVWKQYTPKLWEETDVEIKITHSGVCGSDLHTLRSGWREAPYPIVVGHEIVGVAIRVGSQAEGDIRVGDVVGVGAQADACLNRDSDYSCIECSEQSENYCARRVVTYASKHRNGSKTQGGYALYYRGPSHFVVKIPAGLPPQLAAPMLCAGVTVYSPLKRYRCGPGKSVGVIGLGGLGHFAVLFAKALGAKEVIGISRNQDKQKDAMDLGCDGYIATAAENEWATNNARRFDIILNTVASVKMPFSDYLGLLRLGGTLVQVGLPEGPIPFTPSRLGGAGARVAGTNIGSPSEIREMLDLAATKNIKPWVEQRPMKDANRTILDFEAGKPRFRYVMFN; via the exons atggccactgACACGGCGTTTGAGGGGTGGGTAGGCGAGGACgcttcctctgccaaggGCAAAATGGTCTGGAAACAGTACACGCCAAAGCTGTGGGAGGAGACGGACGTTGAGATCAAGATTACACACTCTGGCGTCTGCGGCTCAGACCTTCACACATTACGGTCGGGCTGG CGCGAGGCACCGTACCCGATCGTCGTCGGACATGAAATTGTTGGCGTCGCCATACGCGTCGGCTCTCAAGCTGAGGGGGACATTCGCGTCGGCGACGTAGTCGGCGTGGGTGCCCAGGCTGATGCCTGCCTCAACCGAGACTCGGATTACTCGTGCATCGAGTGTTCGGAGCAGAGCGAGAATTACTGCGCCCGTCGTGTCGTCACATACGCCTCGAAACACCGAAACGGCAGCAAGACGCAAGGCGGGTACGCGCTCTACTATCGCGGGCCGTCACACTTTGTCGTCAAAATACCTGCCGGCCTGCCACCCCAGCTGGCCGCGCCCATGCTCTGTGCCGGCGTCACAGTCTACTCTCCGCTCAAACGTTATCGCTGCGGGCCTGGAAAGAGCGTGGGCGTTATTGGCCTCGGCGGTCTGGGCCATTTCGCCGTCTTGTTTGCCAAGGCGCTCGGGGCCAAGGAGGTTATTGGCATTTCCAGGAACCAAGACAAACAAAAAGACGCAATGGACCTGGGGTGTGACGGCTACATTGCGACCGCCGCCGAAAACGAGTGGGCAACCAATAATGCGCGTCGTTTTGACATTATTCTAAATACCGTCGCGTCAGTCAAG ATGCCATTTTCTGACTATCTTGGTCTTCTTCGGCTCGGCGGTACACTCGTCCAGGTAGGCCTGCCCGAGGGGCCGATTCCCTTCACGCCCTCCCGTTTGGGCGGCGCTGGTGCGAGGGTAGCCGGAACGAACATCGGGTCCCCGAGTGAGATAAGGGAGATGTTGGACCTGGCCGCCACCAAGAATATCAAGCCGTGGGTTGAACAGCGGCCGATGAAGGATGCTAACCGCACTATACTGGACTTTGAGGCAGGTAAACCACGTTTCCGCTACGTCATGTTTAATTAG
- the roqN_1 gene encoding Glandicoline B O-methyltransferase roqN, whose amino-acid sequence MSTTTLTDLASETQFAGPLWLREGVGALYAKGEVHTGPFSMPLLRMAGLDKLPTTGQISILDLCCGTGITTYNLHLLFKEQGIQDNVDLTCGDLSAGQLQFLDRRIKEMQWKKTKTIQINAQKTNLPSHVFDYITCVFGLMVIPDSQAALEECYRMLKPGGTLGCVVWYKELWSDYVRDALCQLPGHPNWPESSDELTDAWAQGPWSNPHYVRSMLHRRGFVNIEMQTKSIMIDFKNAEDFYEVYDAFIEWVTDRYWTEQEKKLCRPLIKPAVVRFMEDKYGKNKPFAIEKIAIMAAAKTPAL is encoded by the exons ATGTCAACTACGACCTTGACAGATTTGGCCTCCGAGACCCAGTTTGCCGGTCCCCTCTGGCTACGTGAGGGAGTTGGAGCCTTGTACGCTAAAGGCGAAGTCCACACCGGACCATTCTCCATGCCGCTTCTTCGTATGGCCGGTCTGGATAAACTTCCCACAACAGGACAAATTTCTATCTTGGACTTGTGTTGTGGAACCGGCATTACAACTTACAACCTACATCTACTCTTCAAGGAGCAAGGAATACAAGACAATGTAGATTTGACATGCGGAGACTTATCCGCTGGACAGCTCCAGTTCCTGGACCGGCGGATCAAAGAGATGCagtggaagaagacaaaaacTATACAGATAAATGCCCAG AAAACCAACCTACCAAGTCATGTATTTGACTACATTACCTGCGTTTTTGGGCTCATGGTTATTCCAGATTCTCAGGCCGCCTTGGAGG AATGCTATCGTATGCTGAAACCAGGCGGTACCCTCGGTTGTGTAGTCTGGTACAAAGAACTCTGGAGCGACTACGTCCGCGATGCTCTCTGCCAGCTACCCGGGCATCCCAACTGGCCCGAATCTTCGGACGAGTTAACCGACGCCTGGGCACAAGGACCCTGGTCTAACCCTCATTACGTCCGCTCAATGCTGCACCGCCGCGGCTTTGTTAATATCGAGATGCAGACCAAGAGTATAATGATAGATTTCAAAAACGCAGAGGACTTTTATGAAGTCTACGACGCGTTTATCGAGTGGGTTACGGATAGATACTGGACGgagcaagagaagaagcttTGTCGGCCGTTAATTAAGCCTGCTGTTGTTCGATTCATGGAAGACAAGTACGGAAAGAACAAACCGTTTGCGATTGAAAAGATTGCTATTATGGCTGCAGCTAAAACCCCTGCGTTGTAA